The segment AGACGTGTCCCCCGAGGGTGCGCGAACCGAGGGTGCGCGGGCCGAGGGCGAGCGGTGAGCGGCGCGGACTTCGACGCCGTCGTCATCGGCGCCGGCAACGCCGGGCTCACCGCCGCCGCCACCCTCCAGCGTGCCGGCGCCCGCACCCTCCTCGTCGAGCGCCACAGCGTGCCCGGCGGCTGCGCGACCTCGTTCCGCAGGGGCCGGTTCGAGTTCGAGGTGGCGCTGCACCAGCTCTCCGGCATCGGTGCCGAGGGGCAGGGGTTCACACTGCGCCCCCTCTTCGACAAGCTGGGCATCGGTGACCGGCTGACCTGGGTCCGGGAGCCCGACCTCTACCGCACGGTGGTGCCCGGCTCCTTCGACGTGACCCTCCCCGCCGACTGGGAGGGCGCGACCGCGACCCTGGAGGCGCACTTCCCCGGCAATCGCGTCCGGCTGGAACGGTTCTTCGCCCTCGTCCGGGACCTCACGTTCTGGCAGATCGCCGCGATGCGCGGCACCCCCGCCGACCAGGTGGACGAGCTGTTCTTCCGGCACGGACTGCGGCCCGCGCAGGACGTCCTGGACGAGCACTTCGAGGACGAGCGGCTCAAGGCGGTCCTCGCCTCCTACTGGGGCTATCTCGGCCAGCCACCGTCCCGGCTGCCCTTCCAGGACCTCGCGCTGATCCTCTTCGCGTACCTGGAATTCAAGCCCTGGCACGTGCGGGGCGGTTCGCAGGCGATGTCGAGCGCGATCCTCGACGCGTTCCTGGAGGCCGGCGGCGAAGTGCGGTTCCACACCGCCGTCGAGGCGATCCTCACGCGGGGCGGGAAGGTCGTCGGAGTCCGTCTCGACGACGGCCAGGAGGTGGGCGCGGTCGATGTCGTCTCCAACGCCTCCCTGCCCCTCACCTACGGCATGCTCGACGGCCTCGACATACCCGGCGCCGTCCGAGCAGACCTCGCCTCGCGCAGGATCGGGGTCTCCGGCTTCGTCCTGCACATGGGCCTCGACGCCACCCCGGCGGAACTCGGGTTCACGACCAGCACCACCTTCGTGAACACCGACCTCGACGCGGACCGCACCTCCGCCTCCTGGCGTACGCGGGAGCCCGCCCGGGGGATCTGCGTCACCTCGTACGACGTCGAGCCGATCGGCTTCGCGCCGCGCGGGGCCACCCATGTCAGCCTCATGACCCTCCAGTACGGCTCCGCCTGGGACGGCGTCGAACCCGCCGCGTACGCACGGGAGAAGTTCGCCTACGCCGAGACGCTCCTCGACCTGGTCGAGACCGTCACCCCCGGCATCCGGGGCGTCATCGAGGAGGTCGACGTCGCCACCCCGCTCACCATGAGCCGCTACCTGGGCCACCCCGGCGGGGCGATATACGGCTACGACCAGGACGCCACCGAGAGCTGGCAGTTCCGCGACAGCGAGCTTCACCCGCACGTGCCGGGACTCCACCTCGCCGGATCCTGGTCCGGCATGGGCGGCTTCCAGCCCACCCTCGAAGCCGGCGCGCGCGTGGCCCGGCGCCTGCTGCGCTCCAAGGCCGCCTGAAGAGACCGGGAGGAAACTGTGACGCCTCATCACCTCACCCCGCGCTTCGCCGGGGCGGACCGCATCCGGGACGAGATCGCGGCCCGCCCCGCCGACGCCGCCGACCACGCCGCCCTGACCCGCCGCACCATCGACACCTACCACCCGCGACGGCTCGCCCTCCGGGTCGAGCGGGTCGTCGACGAGACGCCGAGCACCCGCACCTTCCGGCTCCGTCGCCCGAACGGCGCCGACCTGCCGCCGTTCCTCGCCGGGCAGTACGTGGGGGTGTTCGCGGACGGGACCAACCGCCCGTACGCGATCTCCTCCAGCCCGGCCGACCTCGGCCACTACGACCTGACCGTGCGCCGCGTGCCCGGCGGGCGGATCAGCAACCACCTGCTCGACACCCTCGCCGCCGGACACACCGTCACGACCACCGGCCCCCAGGGCACCTTCCACCACAACCCGCTCTTCCACGGCGAGGACGTCGTCTTCCTCGCCGGCGGCTCCGGCGTCGCACCCGCCATGAGCATGATCCGGGAGATCGTCGACCGGGGGCTCGACCGGCGCTTCCACCTCCTCTACGGCTCCAGGTCCCTCGACGACGTCCTGTTCCGCCCGGAAATCGACGCTCTCGCCGCCGCCCACCCCGGCATCCGGGTCCACCACGTCCTCCAGCACCCCGACCCGCGCTGGTCGGGCCCCACCGGGCTGCTGACCGCCGAGCTCGTCACGGAGCTGGCAGGGCCCCTCGACGGGCGGATGGTGTACGTCTGCGGGCCCCAGGCCCTCTACCCGTACGCCCTCGGGCAGCTCACCGAACGGCTCGGACACCCGCGCCGCAGGATCCGCTTCGAGGCCAACGGCGCCCCCGCCGACCCCACCGCGCAGCCGCACTGGCCGGACGGCGCCGACCCGGCCGAAGAGGTCACGGTCGCCACCCGGGGCAGCGCGTTCCGCACCCGGCGCGGCCGTCCCCTCCTGGACGCACTGGAAGACGCCGGCATCCGCCCCGAATCCGCCTGCCGCTCCGGCGAGTGCGGCCTGTGCCGCGTCCGCGTCCTCAAGGGCGAGGTCCACCACGCGGAGGAGGCCCGGCTCCGGCTCTCCGACCCGGACTCGGGGTACGCGCACGCGTGCGTCGCGTATCCCCTGACGGACGTGGACCTGGACGTGTGAGGAGACGGAGCGCCGGTCGTGGGCATACGTACGCACATAGATCGTCCGTACGAGGGGAAACGGCTAGAACATTCA is part of the Streptomyces sp. NBC_00250 genome and harbors:
- a CDS encoding FAD-binding oxidoreductase, with amino-acid sequence MTPHHLTPRFAGADRIRDEIAARPADAADHAALTRRTIDTYHPRRLALRVERVVDETPSTRTFRLRRPNGADLPPFLAGQYVGVFADGTNRPYAISSSPADLGHYDLTVRRVPGGRISNHLLDTLAAGHTVTTTGPQGTFHHNPLFHGEDVVFLAGGSGVAPAMSMIREIVDRGLDRRFHLLYGSRSLDDVLFRPEIDALAAAHPGIRVHHVLQHPDPRWSGPTGLLTAELVTELAGPLDGRMVYVCGPQALYPYALGQLTERLGHPRRRIRFEANGAPADPTAQPHWPDGADPAEEVTVATRGSAFRTRRGRPLLDALEDAGIRPESACRSGECGLCRVRVLKGEVHHAEEARLRLSDPDSGYAHACVAYPLTDVDLDV
- a CDS encoding phytoene desaturase family protein, which codes for MSGADFDAVVIGAGNAGLTAAATLQRAGARTLLVERHSVPGGCATSFRRGRFEFEVALHQLSGIGAEGQGFTLRPLFDKLGIGDRLTWVREPDLYRTVVPGSFDVTLPADWEGATATLEAHFPGNRVRLERFFALVRDLTFWQIAAMRGTPADQVDELFFRHGLRPAQDVLDEHFEDERLKAVLASYWGYLGQPPSRLPFQDLALILFAYLEFKPWHVRGGSQAMSSAILDAFLEAGGEVRFHTAVEAILTRGGKVVGVRLDDGQEVGAVDVVSNASLPLTYGMLDGLDIPGAVRADLASRRIGVSGFVLHMGLDATPAELGFTTSTTFVNTDLDADRTSASWRTREPARGICVTSYDVEPIGFAPRGATHVSLMTLQYGSAWDGVEPAAYAREKFAYAETLLDLVETVTPGIRGVIEEVDVATPLTMSRYLGHPGGAIYGYDQDATESWQFRDSELHPHVPGLHLAGSWSGMGGFQPTLEAGARVARRLLRSKAA